Within the Halobaculum limi genome, the region CGTCGATGTTCGGCATCGTCATCGTGGCGGGCTACCTCCTGTTCGCGATGCAGCGGACGCTGTTCGGAGAGTTCCGCCTGGAGACCGACTACGAGGTGTCGCGCGCGGCGTTCCACGACGTGGCACCGCTGGCGGTGCTGCTGCTGTGTACCATCGCGCTGGGCGTCGCACCCAGCATCTTCTTCGAGATGATCACTGACGCAATCGAGCCGGTCGTCGCGGTCGTCGGGGGTGGTGCCTGATGGAGCCAGTCCTTTTGCAAGGCAGTTCGCTCCCCGAGTGGACCGCACTCGCGCCGGCGCTGGCGCTCGCACTGACCGGGCTGCTGTTGATCGTGATCGACAGCGTGAACCCCGAAGACTCCAACCCAGCGCTGCTCGCAGGCGTCGGCACGGTCGGTGCGCTGGCGTCGCTCGGCCTCGCCGGATGGTTCCTCGGGGCCGGCACCGGACAGCCAGGAACCGGTGGCACCATCTCGCTGTACGGCGACTCGCTCGTCGTCGACGGGATGACGCTGTTCTTCCAGGCGCTGTTCGCCTCTGTCACCGCGCTGGTGGTGGTGGCGAGTTTCGACTACCTCAGCGACAAGGCGTACCAGGCGGAGTTCTACTCGCTGGTGCTGTTCGCCGCGACCGGGATGGCGCTGATGGCGGCCGCCAACTCGCTGGCGGTCGCGTTCGTCGCGCTGGAACTCGCCTCGCTGCCGTCGTACGCACTGGTCGCGTTCCTCAAGCGTGACACCGGCAGCGTCGAGGCGGGCCTGAAGTACTTCCTCATCGGCGCGCTGTCGTCGGCGGTGTTCGCCTTCGGTATCTCGCTGGTGTACGCCGCGACGGGCAGCCTCCTGCTGCCGGACGTGTACGAGGCACTCTCGGGCGGGATGGAAGGTCTCTCGGGCGTCGCCGGCGTCGGCATCCTGATGATCGCCGGCGGCTTCGCGTTCAAGACGGCTTCCGTCCCGTTCCACTTCTGGGCGCCGGAGGCGTACGAGGGCGCGCCCGCACCCGTTTCCGGGTTCCTCTCGTCGGCCTCGAAGGCCGCCGGGTTCGCGGTGGCGTTCCGCGTGTTCGTCACCGGCTTCCCGGTCGACGTCGGCATCGACTGGGTGCTGTTGTTCCAGATTCTCGCGGTCGTCACGATGACGCTCGGGAACTTCGCCGCCGCGACCCAGGAGAACGTCAAGCGGATGCTGGCGTACTCCTCGGTCGGGCACGCGGGCTACGCACTCATCGGCCTCGCCGCCTTCACTGGCGGCGCGGGCGGCAACGTGCTTGGTGCGTCGATGGCGCACCTCCTCGTGTACGGCTTTATGAACACGGGTGCGTTCCTGTTCGTCGCACTGGCGGAACACTGGGGCATCGGCCGCACGTTCGACGACTACTCGGGGCTGGCGAGTAAGGCGCCGCTGGCGTGCGTCGCGATGACCGTGTTCATGTTCTCGCTGGCGGGCCTGCCGCCGTTCGGCGGGTTCTTCTCGAAGTACTTCCTGTTCGCCGGCGCGGTCGAGGCCGGCTTCTGGTGGCTCGCCGCCGTGGGCGCGGTCAACAGCGCGCTGTCGCTGTTCTACTACAGCCGCGTCGTGAAGGCGCTGTGGCTCAACGACCCGGTCACCGAGTTCGAACTCGGCTCGACGCCGACGGCGCTGTACGCTGCCGTCGTGTTCGCCGCGGTCGCGACCGTCCTCTTGTTGCCCGGCTTCCCGCCGGTCATCGAGACGGCACAGGCGGCCGCGACGACCATCCTCCCGTAAGGGAGTCGAAGCGAAGCCTCTGCCCGCTGCAGTTCGGTTTCTTCACGCGAGTACGTCGACACACGCTCCCAGCGACGCGGGTAGCGGCCCACGCGAATCATTCTCAGTGTGTCGGCGGACGATAGCGTTTTTCCCGGCCGGGACCGATTCACGGCTGTAATGCGCCGGCTGGTGTTGGGGTGTGGCAGCCTCGGAACCCACATAATCGAGGAGTTGTCCGGTCGGCAGGGAGAACTCCACGTCATCACCGACGAAAGTGGTCGAGCGACTGCCCTCCGCGAGGAACACGTCTCGGCGGCCGAAGCCGACCCGTTAGACCCCACGAACTACCCCGACCACGCCGACATCGTCTTCGTCGCTGGCCCGTCCGCGACGGACAACCTCTCGGCGGCCGACCACGCGCACC harbors:
- a CDS encoding NADH-quinone oxidoreductase subunit N; protein product: MEPVLLQGSSLPEWTALAPALALALTGLLLIVIDSVNPEDSNPALLAGVGTVGALASLGLAGWFLGAGTGQPGTGGTISLYGDSLVVDGMTLFFQALFASVTALVVVASFDYLSDKAYQAEFYSLVLFAATGMALMAAANSLAVAFVALELASLPSYALVAFLKRDTGSVEAGLKYFLIGALSSAVFAFGISLVYAATGSLLLPDVYEALSGGMEGLSGVAGVGILMIAGGFAFKTASVPFHFWAPEAYEGAPAPVSGFLSSASKAAGFAVAFRVFVTGFPVDVGIDWVLLFQILAVVTMTLGNFAAATQENVKRMLAYSSVGHAGYALIGLAAFTGGAGGNVLGASMAHLLVYGFMNTGAFLFVALAEHWGIGRTFDDYSGLASKAPLACVAMTVFMFSLAGLPPFGGFFSKYFLFAGAVEAGFWWLAAVGAVNSALSLFYYSRVVKALWLNDPVTEFELGSTPTALYAAVVFAAVATVLLLPGFPPVIETAQAAATTILP